The stretch of DNA GGCTGGCATCACAACAGCCCGCCGCCTGTGGATAACCCACGGGCGACGGGCTGTTCCTTACGTAGGGGTGTGTGGCGTTTGGTCGGGCGAACCAGCTGGTGTTCAGACGGCGGCCTTCTTCAGTCGGCGGCGTTCCCGCTCCGAAAGACCGCCCCAGATACCGAACCGCTCGTCGTTCGCCAGTGCGTACTCAAGGCATTCCGAGCGAACCTCACAGGCGAGGCAGACCTTCTTGGCCTCTCGCGTGGAGCCGCCCTTCTCGGGGAAGAAGGACTCGGGGTCGGTCTGGGCGCACAGGGCGCGCTCCTGCCAGCCGAGTTCCTCGTCCGCGTCCTCGACCAGCAGTTCCTGAACCAGCTCGGTCATGTGCGCCCCTCGTCTGTCTGTGCGTCCCCGTCGTGCTTGCCGTTACCGATTTCGGCTGAACGACACGAGTGAAATTACAAGTGTGCCGATCCGGGCCAGTCAAGCCGAGATCTGCTATTGGGTCCCTTATTCACCCTGCGGAACCAAGGTAATGCGGAAAGTGTTCAAATCGGCATAAACCCTGACACTCGCCAGTGACCCATCCCGAGGCGCCCCGCGGCCGCCCTCATCAGGGAAGGACGTCGCGGAGATCGATCCCGTTGCGACCGGTCCACCGAAGCGAAGGGGATCACATTCGGGTCACGGGAGCACGCCGGGGTTTACGCGCCGGTTGATGCGCCATGTGTCCGGTGCGCCCGGTGCACAAACCTTTCACCGCGGAGAACAACCGGATGAGGTGAAACATATCTCGCATAGCGGACATAGAGTTGACAGGGAAGGTGTGAGCCGCTGTTCTAGTGGGCATGCTCGCAAACTTGGCACTCTCGACGACCCGCACCAGCGGGCTCCTCGGTGCTGTCCACGCGCGCTGTCGCTGTTCCTGCTCCAGCTGTTGAGCGAACCCGCTTCCAGCTGTTGAGCCCGCTCCGGCACTTCATCGCCCGAGCCGCTTCACCCTCCCTCGCGACACCCCAGCACTCACGTTGAGGAACCACCGCACCATGAACAGCGACAGCGACCTCCAGATCGCCGGCGACATCCTCGAAGTCACGCACCTCCTGCAGCCCGCCCGCGAGCACCCGGCCACCGTGGCCGAGTTCGTCGGCCTGGCCCGCACCATCGCGGCCGACCGCGCGCAGTGGGCCCACCTCGTCGAGTACGACGCGACGAGCCGGTGGTACCACCGCCTGCGCACCGGGCCCGGATACGAGGTGTGGCTGCTCTCCTGGGTGCCCGGACAGGGCAGCGGGACGCACGACCACGGCCGCTCCTCCGGCGTACTGACCGTCCTGGAGGGCGAACTGACGGAGCGTACGGAGCGCGGGGAGCGCGCGCTCGGCGCCGGGGCCCAGCGCGTGTTCGCGCCCGGGTACGTCCACGACGTCGTCAACGACGCCCTGGAACCGGCCGTCAGCCTGCACATCTACTACCCCGGCCTGACCGAGATGCCGATGCACGCGGCGCAGTGCGGCCTGCGGGCCACCGTTCCGGCGGCCGGAGATGTCGTAACCGCCTGACGCGTTGTCGTACCTGCCTGACATGCTTGGCCCCATGCGCATTGTGGTCCTGGCCGGCGGTATCGGCGGCGCCCGTTTCCTCCGCGGGCTCAAGAAAGCCGCGCCTGACGCGGACATCACCGTCATCGGCAACACCGGTGACGACATCCACCTGTTCGGGCTCAAGGTCTGCCCCGACCTCGACACCGTGATGTACACACTCGGCGGCGGCATCAACGAAGAGCAGGGCTGGGGACGTACGGACGAGACGTTCAAGGTCAAGGAAGAACTCGCGGCGTACGGCGTCGGGCCCGAGTGGTTCGGGCTCGGCGACCGGGACTTCGCCACGCACATCGTGCGGACGCAGATGCTGACCGCCGGATTCCCGCTCAGCGCGGTGACGGAAGCGCTGTGCGAGCGCTGGCAGCCGGGCGTGCGGCTCATCCCGATGTCGGACGACCGCGTCGAGACGCATGTCGCCGTCACGGTCGACGGTGAGCAGAAAGCCGTGCACTTCCAGGAGTACTGGGTGCGGCTGCGGGCGTCCGTGGACGCGCACGCCGTCGTGCCGGTCGGCGCGGACCAGGCCAAGCCCGCGCCCGGCGTCCTGGAGGCGATCGCTGATGCGGACGTCGTGCTCTTCCCGCCGTCCAACCCCGTGGTGAGCGTCGGGACGATCCTCGCCGTGCCGG from Streptomyces sp. BA2 encodes:
- a CDS encoding WhiB family transcriptional regulator; the encoded protein is MTELVQELLVEDADEELGWQERALCAQTDPESFFPEKGGSTREAKKVCLACEVRSECLEYALANDERFGIWGGLSERERRRLKKAAV
- a CDS encoding cysteine dioxygenase, whose translation is MNSDSDLQIAGDILEVTHLLQPAREHPATVAEFVGLARTIAADRAQWAHLVEYDATSRWYHRLRTGPGYEVWLLSWVPGQGSGTHDHGRSSGVLTVLEGELTERTERGERALGAGAQRVFAPGYVHDVVNDALEPAVSLHIYYPGLTEMPMHAAQCGLRATVPAAGDVVTA
- the cofD gene encoding 2-phospho-L-lactate transferase, with the translated sequence MRIVVLAGGIGGARFLRGLKKAAPDADITVIGNTGDDIHLFGLKVCPDLDTVMYTLGGGINEEQGWGRTDETFKVKEELAAYGVGPEWFGLGDRDFATHIVRTQMLTAGFPLSAVTEALCERWQPGVRLIPMSDDRVETHVAVTVDGEQKAVHFQEYWVRLRASVDAHAVVPVGADQAKPAPGVLEAIADADVVLFPPSNPVVSVGTILAVPGIREAIADAGVPVVGLSPIVGDAPVRGMADKVLAAVGVESTAAAVAEHYGSGLLDGWLVDTVDAGVVEGVESAGIRCRAIPLMMSDIDATAEMARAALALAEEVRA